The sequence below is a genomic window from Syntrophales bacterium.
TGATGACTATAAGATGTCAGGGGGTCTTCATGGTGTTGGGATTTCCGTGGTGAATGCTCTGTCAGAGTATCTTGAGCTGGAGGTGCGACGGGATGGCCGGGTATATAGACAGTCTTACAAAAAGGGTGTACCAGCAGATTCTCTTAAAGAAGTGGGTCATACGAAGAGAAGGGGTACAAAGATTACATTTCAACCCGATCTGGAAATATTTGAAGATATAGAATTCAGTTTTGAGGTTCTTACTAACAGATTACGGGAGCTGGCTTTTTTAAATAAGGGTGTCAAAATCAACCTGAAGGATGAAAGAACAGATAAAAACGCCGAGTTTTTGTATAAAGGTGGAATAGTTTCCTTTGTCGAATACATAAACAGACACAGAAAGACACTTCATAAAAAACCGATTTTCATAAATGGTTCTAAGGAAGATTGTCAGGTTGAGGTTGCCATACAGTATAATGATACGTACGCGGAGAACACCTTTTCTTTTGCAAATAGCATCAATACTACAGAAGGCGGAACGCATTTAATCGGGTTCAGGTCAGCCCTTACCAGGGTGATTAATAATTATGCAATCAGTAATAACCTTTTAAAGCCTGGAAAAGAATCTTTTAAAGGTGAGGATATTCGTGAAGGACTTGCGTGTGTCATTAGCATAAGGTTGGTTCAGCCCCAGTTTGAAGGGCAGACAAAAACGAAACTGGGTAACAGTGAAGTCAAGGGTTTGGTGGAAGGTATTGTATATGAAAAGATGGGACATTACCTGGAAGAAAATCCGGTTGTTGCGAAACAGATTATACATAAGGCAGTTGAGGCTTCAAGGGCCAGGGAAGCGGCTCGGAAAGCGAGGGAGCTTACCAGAAGAAAGACGGCACTTGAAATTAGTTCGCTTCCTGGAAAACTGGCAGACTGCCAGGAGAAAGATCCCGCAGGAAGTGAGCTGTATCTTGTGGAGGGAGACTCGGCTGGTGGATCGGCTAAGCAGGGTCGAGACAGGAAAAACCAGGCGATACTGCCCCTTAGAGGAAAACTGTTAAATGTTGAAAAAGCAAGATTCGACAAGATGCTCAACAATGAGGAGATTAAAATAATCATTACAGCCCTCGGGATAGGCATCGGAGAAGAAGACTACGATATTAGCAAGCTCCGGTATCATAAAGTTATTATTATGACAGATGCCGATGTCGACGGGTCTCATATCAGGACCCTTCTCTTAACATTCTTTTTCAGGCACATGAAAGGGCTGGTAGAAAGAGGGCATTTATATATAGCGCAGCCACCACTCTTTCGGGTCTCTAACAAAAGTGCAGAAAGATATATTAATACAGCCGAGGAAATGGAAAACTACATCCTGGATAATGGCGTCAACAAGGTGCAGGTTATGCTGGGTGATGGAAGTAGTGTGACGGGAAGCCGTCTGTATGGTCTGATCAAGAAAGGCATAAAACTGGATGCTATATTGAACAAGTTTGAGAATGAAGGGAAAAATAAAGACATCGTTAGATTACTGGCAGGAGACCCGGCTTTTAACGAAGACGTTTTCAGGCATGAAGAAACTCTTGTTAAGGTTGGAAAAAGGATCAGTATGGCTATAGAAGATAAGATAGGTGATTGCTGGGCTGAGATGGACGAAGAGCATGGTGGATATAAATTGTTTTTTAATGTGGTGGAAAACGGCCGTCTCCTCAAGGTGTATCATGATAAAGATATATTTAATGTGCCTAAATTTGCCAGGGCAAGGGAACTTCTAAACCAGTTGAGCTATCTGGGGGAAGCGCCGTACCTGGTGGCAGAAAAAGAGGCGGACGACAAACCACATCAACAGCTTGACAGTATGACTTCTCTCGTAGAATGTGTGCTAAATAGCGGGAAAAAGGGGATGTCTATTCAGCGTTATAAGGGATTGGGAGAGATGAATCCTGGACAGCTGTGGGCAACAACGATGGACCCGGAGAAGAGAACGCTCCTTCAGGTGAAAGTGGAGGATCCGGTCGTTGCAGATGCAATATTTACGACGCTCATGGGTGATCAGGTGGAGCCGAGGAGAGCCTTTATATACGAAAATGCACTCAAAGTATCTAACCTTGACATATAGATTATTTGCAATTCAGGAAATGATGCACTCGTAAAAAGTCAGTTTTATTCGCTCAGAACCATTTTGGGGATGCTGTTATTGCCCGGCTAAAAATCTAAAACTCGTGCTAACGCACTCAAACAGTTAGATTTTCTTAACGCCGGTCACTACCACCATCTTTTTCCCAAAATGCTTTAATTCGCTCCGAAAAGACTTTTTACGAACTTGTCAGGA
It includes:
- the gyrB gene encoding DNA topoisomerase (ATP-hydrolyzing) subunit B, encoding MIETSYRADSIKVLEGLEAVRKRPAMYIGSTGKGGLHHLVYEVVDNSIDEASAGFCDKIDVKIRVDNSVTVDDNGRGIPVDMHKTEHVSAAEVVMTKLHSGAKFSSDDYKMSGGLHGVGISVVNALSEYLELEVRRDGRVYRQSYKKGVPADSLKEVGHTKRRGTKITFQPDLEIFEDIEFSFEVLTNRLRELAFLNKGVKINLKDERTDKNAEFLYKGGIVSFVEYINRHRKTLHKKPIFINGSKEDCQVEVAIQYNDTYAENTFSFANSINTTEGGTHLIGFRSALTRVINNYAISNNLLKPGKESFKGEDIREGLACVISIRLVQPQFEGQTKTKLGNSEVKGLVEGIVYEKMGHYLEENPVVAKQIIHKAVEASRAREAARKARELTRRKTALEISSLPGKLADCQEKDPAGSELYLVEGDSAGGSAKQGRDRKNQAILPLRGKLLNVEKARFDKMLNNEEIKIIITALGIGIGEEDYDISKLRYHKVIIMTDADVDGSHIRTLLLTFFFRHMKGLVERGHLYIAQPPLFRVSNKSAERYINTAEEMENYILDNGVNKVQVMLGDGSSVTGSRLYGLIKKGIKLDAILNKFENEGKNKDIVRLLAGDPAFNEDVFRHEETLVKVGKRISMAIEDKIGDCWAEMDEEHGGYKLFFNVVENGRLLKVYHDKDIFNVPKFARARELLNQLSYLGEAPYLVAEKEADDKPHQQLDSMTSLVECVLNSGKKGMSIQRYKGLGEMNPGQLWATTMDPEKRTLLQVKVEDPVVADAIFTTLMGDQVEPRRAFIYENALKVSNLDI